In Arachis hypogaea cultivar Tifrunner chromosome 17, arahy.Tifrunner.gnm2.J5K5, whole genome shotgun sequence, a single window of DNA contains:
- the LOC112763705 gene encoding uncharacterized protein, with protein sequence MLTLQQTADVLTVKPRTPNISFNPSDCQTNSDNLDDPVVISIQAGDLLVKKALLDPGRSADVLFYSTFKKMKLSERTLLPSSRELIGFSGERVSILGSIWLKTTLGEHPMSRTKDVQFLVVDCISPYNIILGRPFLNSFGAIVSTIHLCVKFQVQEDQIATIHSDHIEAWKCYNESLKIKADIRQGTRLAQGTYNVANISGTAELDPRGDLQDKPAPIDDLEKVQLDDNVNHYTYISSSLLSGTKQKITTLLRQNANLFAWTPADMPGIDPGLICHKLQIDPRARPVSQKKRNMGDEKRTACLEETQKLLRAGFIEELRFTTWLSNMVMVRKASGKWRMCVDFTNLNKSCPKDAYPLSCIDKLVDNASGYNVLSFLDAYSGYNQILMHPKDKDKTAFITELGNYCYTVMPFGLKNAGATYQRLMDKVFNKQIGRNLEVYVDDMVVKTQQEHTHDVDLQEVFGQLRKHNMRLNPEKCAFGVKGGKFLGFMLTSRGIEANPKKCEAIINMRSPRTIKEVQRLNGRLAALSRFIPSILTRPEVSGRLTKWSIELSEFDITYEPRTTIRAQFLADFLAELTDQVDDEHTWELYVDGASNSEGSGAGVYLTDKSDLQVEQSIRFSFQTSNNQAKYEALLAGLRLAQSLNITQLQVYCDSQLVVQQVTGNFQVKDQLLEKYHALVRELIPQFTSIQITHIARKQNTRADALSKLATTRKCMHDSVISQLTLAEPSFSKRIFSISQEQDWRATYKQYLQTGTIPTTITDQRAFKRRAASFTLIGTELYKRGFSQPLLRCLNTDEAKIAIDEAHEGVCGNHIGGISLASKVARAGYYWPTMKSDCIEKFTDQNLAEFLQGFKIKHHFSSVEHPQTNGLAEAANKVILIALKKKLGEAKGEWVELIPKILWSYNTTKQTTTKETPYRLVYGADAMIPVEIALTSGRTTQTSAPNNDNIRQAELDIIEEDRYKAEMRHKAMQSIIKRKYNKMVKPRSFAEEDLVLRRTEEARKPQTHGKLAATWEGPYRVIQILGKGAYKLQTI encoded by the exons ATGTTAACACTCCAACAGACAGCCGATGTATTGACTGTCAAACCAAGAACACCTAACATATCTTTCAACCCATCAGATTGCCAAACAAACTCGGATAATCTGGATGACCCAGTGGTAATTTCTATCCAAGCAGGGGACCTCCTGGTAAAGAAAGCCCTTCTCGACCCTGGAAGAAGCGCGGACGTCCTTTTCTATTCAACCTTCAAAAAGATGAAACTCAGCGAACGAACCCTGTTACCATCCTCGAGAGAACTAATCGGGTTTTCAGGGGAGCGAGTGTCAATCCTCGGCAGCATCTGGCTTAAAACGACCTTAGGAGAGCATCCCATGAGTAGAACGAAGGACGTACAGTTCCTCGTCGTCGATTGCATTAGCCCATACAACATCATTCTGGGCAGACCTTTTCTAAATTCCTTTGGTGCCATTGTCTCCACGATCCATTTGTGTGTCAAATTTCAGGTACAAGAGGACCAGATAGCCACAATACATTCCGACCACATTGAAGCTTGGAAATGTTATAATGAGAGCTTGAAAATCAAAGCAGACATCCGACAAGGAACACGGCTGGCCCAAGGGACATACAATGTTGCCAACATCTCGGGTACTGCCGAACTCGATCCAAGAGGAGATCTCCAGGACAAACCAGCACCAATCGACGACCTTGAAAAGGTACAATTAGATGACAATGTTAACCACTATACTTATATCAGCTCTTCTCTCCTTTCAGGAACAAAACAGAAGATAACAACCTTACTACGGCAGAATGCCAACCTTTTTGCCTGGACACCGGCAGACATGCCCGGCATAGACCCAGGCCTCATATGCCACAAATTACAAATCGACCCAAGAGCACGGCCTGTTTCCCAAAAGAAGCGCAACATGGGAGACGAGAAGCGCACAGCATGTCTCGAGGAAACACAAAAACTCCTCCGAGCAGGATTTATAGAGGAACTCCGATTCACAACTTGGCTATCAAACATGGTTATGGTAAGAAAAGCCTCAGGTAAGTGGCGAATGTGTGTTGATTTCACTAACTTGAATAAATCATGCCCCAAAGATGCCTATCCACTCTCATGCATAGACAAACTGGTAGATAATGCATCAGGATATAATGTTTTAAGCTTTTTAGACGCATATTCTGGTTACAATCAGATACTAATGCatccaaaagataaagataagacaGCTTTCATAACTGAATTGGGAAATTACTGTTATACTgttatgccttttggacttaaGAATGCAGGGGCTACCTACCAACGCCTCATGGACAAGGTCTTCAATAAACAAATAGGGAGAAAtttggaagtatacgtcgacgacatggtcgtcaagactcaacaagaacacaCCCATGATGTCGACCTACAAGAAGTGTTCGGTCAGTTAAGGAAACATAACATGCGACTTAACCCGGAGAAGTGTGCCTTCGGGGTTAAAGGAGGAAAGTTCCTGGGCTTCATGTTGACATCAAGAGGCATCGAGGCCAATCCCAAAAAATGTGAAGCAATCATTAACATGAGAAGTCCCCGGACAATAAAGGAAGTCCAAAGACtaaatggaaggctagccgcacTCTCTCGATTTATACCAAGT ATCCTCACTCGACCCGAGGTCTCAGGAAGACTCACCAAATGGTCAATAGAATTATCTGAATTTGACATAACATACGAGCCGAGGACGACAATAAGGGCGCAATTCTTAGCAGATTTTCTAGCCGAATTAACAGACCAAGTAGATGATGAACACACTTGGGAGCTCTATGTAGATGGAGCTTCAAACTCAGAAGGATCGGGAGCAGGTGTATATCTAACAGACAAATCCGACCTCCAAGTGGAACAGTCAATCAGGTTCTCATTCCAAACAAGCAACAATCAAGCCAAGTATGAAGCTCTACTCGCCGGACTTCGACTTGCACAGTCTTTAAACATAACACAACTACAGGTATACTGTGACTCGCAACTGGTGGTACAACAGGTAACCGGGAATTTTCAGGTAAAGGACCAATTGTTAGAAAAATATCATGCACTGGTAAGAGAACTCATACCTCAGTTTACTTCAATACAAATCACACATATAGCTCGGAAACAAAACACCCGAGCAGATGCTTTATCAAAACTAGCAACAACTAGGAAATGTATGCATGATTCTGTTATATCTCAGCTAACCCTCGCTGAACCGAGCTTTAGCAAAAGAATATTCTCTATATCACAGGAACAAGACTGGAGGGCAACATACAAACAATACCTACAAACTGGAACCATACCAACAACTATCACAGACCAAAGAGCATTCAAAAGGCGAGCAGCATCCTTCACACTGATAGGAACAGAACTATACAAACGAGGTTTCTCCCAACCACTACTAAGATGTCTAAACACGGATGAAGCTAAGATCGCCATAGACGAGGCCCATGAAGGAGTATGTGGTAACCACATTGGAGGAATAAGCCTGGCATCTAAGGTTGCCAGAGCAGGTTATTATTGGCCAACAATGAAGAGCGATTGTATCGAAAAG TTTACCGATCAAAACCTGGCAGAATTTTTGCAGGGTTTCAAAATTAAGCATCACTTTTCATCAGTAGAACACCCGCAAACAAACGGACTCGCCGAGGCAGCTAACAAAGTAATTCTCATCGCACTTAAGAAAAAGCTCGGCGAAGCCAAAGGAGAATGGGTGGAGTTAATCCCAAAAATACTGTGGAGTTACAATACAACAAAACAAACAACCACCAAGGAGACCCCTTACCGACTTGTCTATGGCGCCGATGCAATGATCCCAGTCGAGATTGCCCTAACATCAGGAAGAACAACACAAACATCAGCACCAAACAATGACAACATCAGACAAGCGGAATTGGATATAATAGAGGAAGACAGATACAAAGCTGAGATGAGGCACAAAGCAATGCAAagcataataaaaagaaaatacaacAAGATGGTCAAACCCAGGTCCTTCGCCGAAGAAGACCTCGTCTTAAGACGAACGGAAGAAGCACGGAAACCACAAACACATGGAAAACTCGCAGCAACATGGGAAGGCCCTTACCGAGTAATACAAATACTCGGCAAGGGAGCATATAAACTTCAAACAATATAA